A single region of the Pseudomonas sp. B21-023 genome encodes:
- a CDS encoding ATP-dependent endonuclease, whose amino-acid sequence MPAIKKVTLHNFKKFEALTLDFAPDVNVLIGDNETGKSSVLLALDLALSASRSRVETIGYESLLSQSAVRTFLKGPRTLDHLPEVIVDVALEEGDAPGLYGTQNQAGVMTDGIQMRISPLLEEYGPTIVELLREDPDNFPYEYYAVRFTTFAGEPHVSYRRPVKHLMLDSSRIDSEYAAREYTRTVFSFNADAPQRFGLENRYRRGKEAFRDNELAALNAKLGNYQFAVRTSVRSNLETDLIITKDGIPVENRGKGEQCFIKTEFALRKHDAKELNALLLEEPENHLSHTKMKQLVEQLAKTAGTQLFIATHSSHISSRLDLRHALLLGSDQKAGRLKALSEGTANFFMKAPDNNVLEFALSRKVILVEGDAEFILIEEMYKQVTDGQTPQSEGVHIISIGGTSFKRYLELGKLLGIKVAAIRDNDGSHQQHCVENYEDCLYEQARIFADPDDARSTFEIGLYQDNQAICDALFGGGRRKLTVQEYMLKNKADAAFELLTKKAPDLVTPQYIQDAIAWIRE is encoded by the coding sequence CAAGCCGCAGCCGGGTAGAAACCATCGGCTACGAGTCTCTTCTGTCGCAATCTGCCGTACGCACCTTCTTGAAGGGCCCGCGTACGCTCGACCATCTTCCCGAAGTGATTGTTGACGTCGCGCTGGAGGAAGGTGATGCCCCAGGCCTGTATGGCACCCAGAACCAAGCCGGTGTCATGACTGATGGCATCCAGATGAGAATCTCACCGCTGCTCGAGGAGTATGGCCCTACGATCGTCGAGCTCCTGCGCGAAGATCCGGACAACTTCCCTTACGAATACTACGCCGTGAGGTTCACCACCTTCGCAGGCGAGCCGCACGTGAGCTACCGTCGCCCGGTCAAACACCTGATGTTGGACAGCTCACGCATTGACAGTGAGTACGCTGCCCGCGAGTACACGCGAACCGTGTTCAGCTTCAACGCTGATGCCCCTCAGCGTTTCGGTCTGGAGAACCGGTACCGCCGCGGCAAGGAGGCGTTCCGGGACAACGAGCTTGCCGCACTCAATGCAAAGCTCGGAAATTATCAGTTTGCCGTCAGAACCAGCGTCCGCTCCAACCTCGAAACCGACTTGATCATCACCAAGGACGGGATACCGGTAGAAAATCGCGGTAAGGGCGAACAGTGCTTCATCAAGACAGAGTTCGCACTACGCAAACATGACGCCAAGGAACTCAACGCCCTCCTCCTGGAAGAACCTGAAAACCACCTGAGCCACACAAAAATGAAGCAGCTGGTTGAGCAGCTTGCCAAGACTGCCGGCACGCAGCTGTTCATCGCCACCCATAGCAGCCACATCAGTTCAAGGCTGGATCTGCGCCATGCTCTCCTGCTTGGCAGCGACCAAAAGGCTGGCCGTCTGAAAGCGCTGTCCGAGGGTACCGCCAATTTCTTCATGAAAGCGCCGGATAACAACGTGCTGGAGTTCGCCCTCTCTCGGAAGGTCATTCTCGTCGAAGGAGATGCCGAATTCATTCTCATCGAAGAAATGTACAAGCAGGTCACGGACGGCCAGACACCTCAATCTGAAGGTGTGCACATCATTTCAATCGGCGGCACCAGCTTCAAACGTTACCTCGAGCTCGGGAAACTGCTGGGGATCAAGGTCGCGGCTATCCGGGACAACGACGGGAGCCACCAGCAGCACTGCGTCGAAAACTACGAAGACTGCCTGTATGAGCAGGCTCGGATATTTGCTGATCCTGATGACGCACGATCGACATTCGAAATAGGCCTGTATCAGGACAACCAGGCTATCTGCGACGCGCTATTCGGTGGAGGTCGCAGGAAGCTGACCGTCCAAGAGTACATGCTGAAGAACAAGGCTGATGCCGCGTTCGAGCTGCTGACGAAGAAGGCCCCCGATCTGGTTACCCCTCAATACATCCAGGATGCAATCGCATGGATAAGAGAGTGA
- a CDS encoding AAA family ATPase: MDKRVIFAVAGSGKTTHLINQLSLDRRALIITYTENNYSHLRTSIIKKFGVLPPNITLMTYFGFLHAFCFRPIGQRQFSTRGLSFKRPPDLKLPLNEMRRYRDSKGRLYHNRLAKLIEIKALLPAVKARIERFYDAVYVDEVQDFAGHDFNLLLEVSSAQADMLFVGDFFQHTFDTSRDGSVNRTLHDDLGRYEKKFRDAGLTVDKQTLSKSWRCGTTVCELIRVHLQIDIGAHEDRASEIVRVETQDLANQLHADHSVVKLFYEQHYRYDCYSQNWGASKGQDHYQDVCVVLGAKAWKQYLEGTLHESVAQTRNKLYVAFSRARGSVYLAPDKLFKAYKS; the protein is encoded by the coding sequence ATGGATAAGAGAGTGATCTTTGCGGTTGCCGGCTCGGGCAAGACCACCCACCTGATCAACCAGCTCAGCCTAGACCGACGCGCGTTGATCATCACCTATACGGAGAACAACTATAGCCATCTGCGCACCAGCATCATCAAAAAATTCGGCGTCCTACCGCCGAACATTACCCTGATGACCTACTTCGGTTTCCTGCATGCCTTTTGCTTCCGACCTATTGGCCAGAGGCAATTCTCCACGCGAGGCCTCAGCTTCAAAAGACCCCCGGATCTAAAGCTGCCACTCAACGAAATGAGGCGGTACCGCGATTCCAAGGGGCGGCTGTACCACAACCGCCTGGCCAAGCTAATCGAGATCAAAGCGCTCCTCCCCGCTGTGAAGGCGCGAATCGAGCGGTTCTACGATGCGGTCTACGTTGACGAGGTGCAGGACTTCGCCGGGCATGATTTCAACCTCCTCCTGGAGGTCTCGTCCGCCCAGGCAGACATGCTGTTCGTGGGTGATTTCTTTCAGCACACGTTCGACACCAGTCGCGACGGCTCGGTGAATCGCACCCTCCATGACGACCTAGGGCGCTACGAAAAGAAATTCCGCGACGCAGGGCTGACGGTCGACAAGCAGACCTTGAGCAAGAGCTGGCGATGCGGCACCACCGTGTGCGAGCTCATACGCGTTCATCTGCAGATCGACATTGGCGCCCATGAGGATCGAGCAAGCGAGATCGTGAGGGTTGAAACTCAAGATCTCGCGAATCAGCTGCACGCCGATCACAGCGTGGTGAAGCTGTTCTACGAACAGCACTACAGGTACGACTGCTATTCACAGAACTGGGGGGCAAGCAAAGGCCAGGATCACTACCAGGATGTCTGCGTTGTACTGGGTGCCAAGGCCTGGAAGCAGTACTTAGAAGGCACACTACATGAGTCCGTGGCACAGACCCGGAACAAGCTCTATGTTGCCTTTTCACGCGCCCGGGGCAGTGTCTACCTTGCCCCAGACAAGCTCTTCAAGGCCTACAAGTCCTGA
- a CDS encoding HAD family hydrolase, which translates to MVAAVVFDIFGTLLKIENRQQPYLRLLREGKRQGRAVSPRDVQTLMTFAGNLADLAEHLEIELLPSQRAKLQAALDLELRSMQTYDDAWPAIELLAARGIKIAVCSNLAWDYCEKARLLLPGLDAYALSSECGLMKPDPMIYRHVCSALGVQPGNPADTDPGRVLMVGDSRKCDEQGPRACGILGYHLDRGGAGPLKSLLDFSAAVVESLDVEQE; encoded by the coding sequence ATGGTGGCCGCGGTCGTTTTTGACATTTTCGGAACGTTGCTAAAAATCGAGAATCGTCAGCAGCCTTATCTGCGGCTGCTACGCGAGGGTAAGCGCCAAGGTCGAGCAGTGTCTCCGAGGGATGTGCAGACCTTGATGACCTTCGCTGGCAACCTTGCTGATCTCGCCGAGCATCTTGAAATAGAACTGTTGCCTTCTCAACGAGCGAAGCTTCAGGCTGCGCTTGACCTTGAGCTGAGGTCGATGCAGACATATGACGATGCCTGGCCGGCAATTGAGTTGCTGGCAGCACGAGGTATCAAGATCGCCGTGTGTTCCAATTTGGCCTGGGACTATTGTGAGAAAGCGCGGCTACTGCTTCCGGGGCTGGATGCCTATGCGCTGAGCTCAGAGTGCGGTTTGATGAAGCCCGACCCCATGATCTACAGGCACGTTTGCTCTGCATTGGGTGTTCAGCCCGGCAATCCTGCTGACACAGACCCAGGGCGAGTGCTGATGGTAGGAGACTCTCGTAAATGTGATGAGCAAGGGCCTCGAGCATGCGGGATCTTGGGTTACCACCTGGATCGCGGAGGGGCGGGGCCGTTGAAGAGTCTGCTCGATTTCTCCGCTGCTGTTGTCGAAAGCCTGGATGTTGAACAAGAGTGA
- a CDS encoding metallophosphoesterase, whose protein sequence is MKVRIYSDLHEEFASQPSLVTAEPSINDLVILAGDIHTKGRGIAWAQATFNTPVVYILGNHEFYKGHFDRTLQSMKSLASGTNVHVLENDSIVIGNVRVLGATAWTDFSTGSSVYQASQEARRSMNDFKRIRAGEGYRALSVDDVITRNHKTYAWLASELDKDFQGKTLVVTHHCPLVDLSGPEKDSVLMPAYSNDWLDLVRKSDFWVFGHTHSRVDVMVDNCRVVSNPRGYPNEDCGFDPDFSIEIN, encoded by the coding sequence TTGAAAGTCCGAATTTACTCTGACCTCCATGAAGAGTTCGCCTCGCAGCCTAGCCTGGTAACTGCTGAGCCCAGCATCAACGATCTCGTGATCCTGGCGGGGGATATCCATACGAAGGGAAGGGGAATCGCGTGGGCCCAAGCGACCTTCAATACACCAGTGGTGTACATACTGGGAAACCACGAATTTTATAAAGGCCACTTTGACCGTACCCTCCAGTCCATGAAATCACTGGCATCAGGTACAAACGTGCATGTGCTTGAGAACGACTCAATCGTTATTGGAAACGTAAGGGTTTTGGGAGCCACTGCGTGGACTGACTTCTCGACCGGGAGCAGCGTATATCAGGCGTCCCAGGAAGCCCGGCGATCCATGAACGACTTTAAGCGTATTAGAGCCGGCGAGGGCTATAGAGCGCTGAGCGTGGATGATGTCATCACCCGGAATCACAAAACCTACGCATGGCTTGCGTCTGAACTGGACAAGGATTTTCAAGGCAAGACTCTGGTCGTCACTCATCATTGCCCTCTTGTCGACCTCAGTGGGCCGGAAAAGGATTCGGTCTTGATGCCGGCATATTCTAATGACTGGTTAGACCTTGTGAGGAAGTCGGATTTCTGGGTGTTTGGCCATACTCATAGCCGAGTAGACGTGATGGTTGATAATTGCCGTGTCGTAAGTAATCCACGTGGCTACCCTAACGAAGACTGCGGCTTTGACCCAGATTTCAGCATTGAAATTAATTGA
- a CDS encoding helix-turn-helix domain-containing protein, with product MHRKAFASALRFLRRQGSVLQADFDSGVSQSHVSRLEQGQSSPTLDRLEEIAAQLGLHPITLVAITCGASEQIPPAQLLERVRRELEAVASLDQPLPIEDQPITHPQIIEARKLRDEVQRLKGLGHTKAEISRLLGIAKSTAAKHWQ from the coding sequence ATGCATAGGAAAGCTTTCGCTTCCGCTCTCCGATTTCTTCGTCGCCAAGGCTCCGTTCTCCAGGCGGATTTTGATTCTGGTGTGTCCCAGTCCCACGTCAGCAGGCTAGAGCAAGGCCAGTCCAGCCCGACCTTGGATCGGCTGGAGGAAATTGCCGCTCAGCTTGGACTACACCCCATCACCCTGGTGGCGATCACTTGTGGAGCGAGCGAGCAAATCCCTCCAGCACAGTTGCTCGAGAGGGTTCGCCGGGAGCTGGAAGCTGTTGCAAGCCTCGATCAGCCGCTTCCCATCGAAGATCAGCCCATCACGCATCCGCAGATCATTGAAGCCAGGAAACTGCGTGACGAGGTTCAGCGACTGAAGGGTCTTGGGCACACCAAGGCTGAGATTTCTCGGCTTCTAGGGATTGCTAAGTCGACTGCGGCAAAACACTGGCAGTAA
- the dsr1 gene encoding anti-phage defense-associated sirtuin Dsr1 → MQFVADGPDVPEELLQAHEEEKVVFFCGAGISYPAGLPGFEGLVEKIYDLLGTEKDEIEQQAFDSQKYDATLDLLERRMPGQRGMYGHQGKMRLALAEALQPDLKPKSATATHKALLRLARTRQDTLRLVTTNFDRIFDAAAKRSKQKLQTYTAPMLPIPKKSRWNGLVALHGVLPIEPDDDALNRLVITSGDFGLAYLTERWAARFVSELFRNYVVCFVGYSINDPVLRYMMDAIAADRMQGESTPQAWAFGDCAPGQEELKTNEWKAKGVIPILYKVVPGSHDHSLMHNTLHEWSETYRDGIIGKTRMVSLHALARPSSSTKEDDFVGRMLWALADKTGDPARHFADYNPAPSLEWLTHAFAEERFRHCDLNRFGILASQDVDRDLRFSLVNRPTPHGLAPRMRLASGDVSNVAMDEVMLHLSRWLVRHLNDPQLLLWVVSQGGVLHSHLGTLIENQLDRLTSLHRDGGSLELKEISTNAPNAIPTPQMELLWRIVLSGRVKSLWQPTRLNSWLSRVRKEGMSVLHRLELRALLAPKLLIRGSMHWGDDASDKDGAIRLKDRLNWELVLASSHVRSTLQDLMTCQMNGFLPGLIDDFERLLLEALDLANILGDATNRSDRSYWYLPSVSQHPQNRGNRDWVTLIELLRDAWLALRLENPRHASQIAERWFEMPYATFKRLALFAACQEGSVDQNLWAAWLTSEDGWWIWSLETQREVLRLIVLQGSKLSRSAGAQLQRAILEGPPREMFRPDLEPERIQDSTAHSIWLRLAKLQRSGFKLNATARKRLEQLSVANPRWRVSENERDEFSHWMSGTGDPDFENSIEVNVAPNKKAELIEWLKLPPKESYGLSRDTWSETCSTHPLNALFALSEFTSQGEWPVERWREALRAWWDRRFHARFWTRAVPVLLALSDDKLADIAHSVSNWLEVVSDKTIIKDEHQLYALCRRLMDVPCVSDDDSEDDYSTVPPVNQAINHPVGMVTQTLINHWYQQSPSDNQRLPPALSDFFTELTDTSIQRNRHGRVILGSHLISLYRVDKDWAERRLLPLLNWDRDALEAKGIWEGFLWSARLYQPLQAAIKNEFLQTAHHYDELGEHKQQFAALLTYVALGPTEGYSNQELRRAFAALPVDGLEESAQALSQSLEGAADQREENWLHRVHPFWKRIWPKNRGLITERIADSLAQLAVAAGKQFPVALNAVSDWLMPLDFTYSVMQKMENSGLCRHYPADSLRLLAAVTGEHQIFPKDLRKCLEDIEQSAPELRDNDQFRRLDELLRRMRG, encoded by the coding sequence ATGCAGTTTGTAGCAGATGGGCCAGACGTCCCCGAAGAGCTTTTGCAGGCACATGAAGAAGAGAAAGTGGTGTTCTTCTGCGGAGCTGGAATTTCGTACCCTGCGGGTCTACCAGGTTTCGAAGGCTTGGTTGAGAAAATCTACGACCTGTTGGGAACAGAGAAAGACGAGATCGAGCAGCAAGCGTTCGATAGCCAGAAATACGACGCAACACTCGACCTTCTCGAGCGGAGGATGCCCGGCCAACGTGGGATGTACGGCCACCAGGGGAAAATGAGGCTCGCGTTAGCTGAGGCATTGCAACCTGACCTCAAACCCAAAAGCGCCACGGCTACACACAAAGCACTGCTCAGGCTTGCACGCACAAGGCAGGACACACTTCGGCTCGTCACCACGAACTTTGACAGGATATTTGACGCAGCGGCTAAGCGCTCCAAGCAAAAGCTGCAGACCTACACCGCGCCCATGCTACCGATCCCCAAAAAAAGCCGGTGGAATGGATTGGTAGCCTTACATGGTGTGCTGCCGATCGAGCCTGATGATGATGCGTTGAATCGCTTGGTTATCACCAGTGGCGACTTTGGTCTTGCGTACCTAACCGAGCGATGGGCAGCACGATTCGTGAGTGAGCTCTTCCGCAACTATGTCGTCTGTTTCGTAGGGTACAGCATCAATGACCCGGTGCTCCGCTACATGATGGACGCAATCGCGGCTGACCGGATGCAGGGAGAAAGCACACCCCAGGCGTGGGCCTTCGGCGATTGCGCGCCTGGCCAAGAAGAGCTCAAGACCAATGAGTGGAAAGCCAAGGGGGTAATACCCATCCTCTACAAAGTGGTACCGGGCAGCCACGACCATTCGCTCATGCATAACACGCTCCACGAGTGGAGTGAGACCTACCGGGACGGAATCATCGGAAAGACGCGGATGGTCTCGCTGCATGCGCTTGCACGCCCTTCGTCCAGCACCAAGGAAGATGACTTTGTAGGGCGAATGCTCTGGGCACTCGCGGATAAGACTGGCGATCCGGCCCGACATTTCGCAGATTACAATCCAGCCCCTTCTCTCGAATGGCTAACACATGCGTTCGCAGAGGAACGCTTCCGACACTGTGACCTAAATCGCTTTGGCATCCTAGCATCACAGGATGTGGATAGAGATCTGCGATTCAGTCTGGTCAATCGACCGACTCCTCATGGGCTGGCTCCAAGAATGCGGCTTGCATCTGGCGATGTAAGCAATGTCGCCATGGATGAGGTCATGCTCCATCTATCACGGTGGTTAGTCAGGCACTTGAATGATCCGCAATTGTTGCTGTGGGTAGTGTCACAAGGAGGCGTCCTGCACAGCCACTTGGGAACGTTGATCGAGAATCAACTAGACCGTTTGACGTCGCTCCACCGAGATGGGGGGAGCTTGGAGCTTAAGGAAATTTCAACGAACGCTCCCAATGCTATTCCTACACCCCAGATGGAGCTGCTATGGCGCATAGTGCTCAGCGGTCGAGTCAAGTCGCTTTGGCAACCCACTCGCCTTAACAGCTGGCTGAGTCGCGTCAGAAAAGAAGGCATGTCAGTACTTCATCGACTCGAGCTTCGCGCATTACTTGCACCCAAATTACTGATCAGGGGCTCGATGCATTGGGGAGATGATGCCAGTGACAAGGACGGGGCAATACGCCTTAAAGACCGCTTGAATTGGGAGCTTGTGTTGGCCTCGAGCCACGTCCGCTCAACGCTGCAAGACTTGATGACTTGCCAGATGAACGGATTTCTACCGGGGCTTATCGATGATTTCGAGCGCCTCCTGCTAGAGGCATTGGATCTTGCAAACATCCTTGGAGATGCAACCAATCGCTCAGACAGGTCTTACTGGTACCTGCCTTCCGTTTCACAGCACCCACAAAACCGAGGAAACCGGGACTGGGTCACGCTTATCGAACTACTACGCGATGCATGGCTTGCGTTGCGATTAGAAAATCCGAGACATGCGAGCCAAATCGCGGAGCGGTGGTTCGAAATGCCCTATGCAACGTTCAAGCGGTTAGCACTTTTTGCAGCCTGCCAGGAAGGTAGCGTCGACCAGAATCTATGGGCGGCGTGGCTCACCAGTGAAGATGGCTGGTGGATATGGTCGCTTGAAACCCAGCGGGAGGTATTGCGCCTGATAGTGCTTCAGGGCAGCAAACTATCCAGGTCAGCCGGGGCGCAGCTTCAGCGGGCGATCCTCGAAGGCCCTCCACGTGAAATGTTCCGCCCCGATTTAGAGCCAGAGCGCATTCAGGACTCGACTGCTCACTCAATCTGGCTACGCCTGGCCAAGCTCCAAAGGTCTGGATTCAAACTAAATGCCACCGCGCGCAAACGACTGGAGCAGCTTTCCGTAGCCAACCCACGCTGGCGGGTATCGGAAAATGAGCGTGATGAATTCTCCCACTGGATGAGTGGTACAGGTGATCCCGACTTTGAAAACAGCATCGAGGTCAACGTCGCGCCTAACAAAAAGGCCGAGTTGATCGAATGGCTCAAGTTACCGCCCAAGGAGTCCTATGGGCTCAGCCGGGACACATGGAGCGAAACATGTAGTACTCACCCCCTGAATGCCCTGTTCGCGCTCTCTGAATTTACCTCACAGGGAGAATGGCCTGTCGAGCGCTGGCGGGAAGCACTCCGGGCTTGGTGGGATAGACGATTCCATGCTCGCTTCTGGACGCGGGCAGTACCCGTATTGTTAGCCCTCTCTGATGATAAATTGGCCGACATCGCTCATAGCGTTTCCAATTGGTTGGAAGTGGTTTCTGACAAGACCATCATCAAGGATGAGCATCAGTTGTACGCGCTATGCCGACGACTCATGGACGTGCCATGTGTGTCAGATGATGATTCAGAAGACGATTACTCTACGGTTCCCCCCGTCAATCAAGCCATCAACCACCCCGTCGGTATGGTCACTCAGACGCTGATCAATCACTGGTATCAGCAGTCCCCTAGTGATAACCAACGCTTACCCCCAGCATTGTCGGACTTTTTCACTGAGCTGACGGACACGAGTATCCAACGCAACCGCCATGGTCGAGTGATTCTAGGATCGCACCTGATCTCACTCTACCGGGTAGACAAGGATTGGGCAGAGCGCCGCCTCCTCCCTCTGTTGAACTGGGATCGAGATGCGTTGGAAGCAAAGGGTATCTGGGAAGGGTTTCTATGGTCGGCCCGGCTGTATCAACCGCTGCAAGCGGCCATCAAAAATGAATTTCTGCAGACGGCCCATCACTATGACGAACTGGGTGAGCACAAGCAGCAATTTGCCGCTTTATTGACCTATGTTGCACTAGGCCCCACCGAGGGTTACTCAAACCAAGAACTTCGTAGGGCCTTCGCAGCACTACCTGTCGACGGGCTTGAGGAATCGGCACAGGCGCTCTCGCAATCGCTTGAAGGAGCGGCAGATCAACGTGAGGAAAACTGGCTACACCGTGTTCATCCGTTCTGGAAGCGCATATGGCCAAAAAATCGTGGGCTGATAACAGAGAGAATCGCAGACTCCCTTGCCCAGCTAGCCGTGGCTGCCGGGAAACAATTCCCTGTAGCCCTCAACGCCGTCTCCGACTGGTTGATGCCACTCGACTTCACCTATTCCGTGATGCAGAAGATGGAGAACTCTGGCCTTTGCAGGCACTACCCAGCAGATTCGTTGAGACTTCTTGCGGCTGTGACCGGGGAGCATCAGATCTTTCCCAAAGACCTCCGAAAATGCCTGGAAGATATCGAGCAGTCAGCCCCTGAGCTCAGAGATAACGATCAGTTCCGAAGGCTCGACGAGCTTTTACGGCGCATGAGGGGGTAA
- a CDS encoding DUF5677 domain-containing protein: protein MIKTESRKLVRRPITTEIPIAKIRCRDDLVVDEIFLKKYLTYSNGKKQALLTRLPLDRILNGFYQRNNGRFDFVEDPIRKDMIDYAKDMIRSGHRPGLYIYKNINSGSDVKFIAPDDNHVYLAYKELGIESVPVVILETSAELEESAFQVRHQYYHEEDLGGFICSILPQPERSDYYSILGRKAFPDNDSKLEHIQRNIEALIERLKKFHGNYSSGIHYHQTLFSVLYRLNENIQAIRLLIKNSFYYQATALLRSIYEISLDFYVDWLAPEQVGFWLQTHSTVHRKGFEAALTMASRSDNAKRNKVWAESMRYCYDFLSNVSNKAQMSPLGRSFYDTVYTFTSEVIHQDFNMTEIYAIRMEDPEHRSFDAKAITTLVRCIDMIAGKVCLRIQHDIGTPVDAV from the coding sequence ATGATCAAAACCGAATCAAGAAAACTCGTACGCCGACCTATCACCACAGAAATCCCCATCGCTAAAATTCGATGTCGCGATGACTTGGTCGTAGATGAAATTTTCCTAAAAAAATATCTGACATACAGCAATGGGAAGAAGCAAGCTCTGCTCACCCGCCTACCGCTGGACAGAATCCTAAACGGTTTTTATCAGAGAAATAATGGGCGATTCGACTTCGTTGAAGATCCTATCCGCAAGGACATGATTGACTACGCAAAGGACATGATCAGATCAGGACACCGACCAGGACTCTACATCTACAAAAACATCAACTCAGGCTCGGACGTAAAATTCATTGCGCCAGACGACAACCATGTTTACCTGGCTTACAAGGAACTCGGGATTGAGAGCGTACCCGTCGTGATCCTGGAGACGTCAGCTGAGCTTGAAGAAAGCGCATTCCAAGTCAGGCACCAGTACTATCACGAAGAGGATCTGGGCGGCTTCATCTGCTCAATACTGCCACAGCCGGAGAGAAGCGATTATTACTCGATCCTTGGTAGAAAGGCATTCCCCGATAATGATTCAAAGCTCGAACACATCCAACGAAACATCGAAGCCCTGATCGAGCGACTGAAAAAATTTCACGGAAACTACAGCAGTGGCATCCATTACCATCAGACATTATTTTCCGTCCTTTATCGCCTGAATGAAAACATTCAAGCCATCAGGCTGCTCATCAAAAATAGCTTCTACTATCAAGCAACTGCATTGCTTCGTTCTATCTACGAAATCTCGTTGGATTTCTACGTCGATTGGTTGGCCCCAGAGCAGGTAGGCTTCTGGCTGCAAACCCACTCAACGGTACATCGCAAAGGCTTTGAAGCCGCCTTAACGATGGCTTCGCGCTCTGATAATGCCAAGCGAAACAAGGTTTGGGCTGAGAGCATGAGATACTGCTATGACTTCTTGAGTAATGTCAGCAACAAGGCGCAGATGTCCCCGCTCGGGCGGAGCTTCTATGACACCGTCTATACGTTCACGTCAGAAGTCATTCATCAAGACTTCAATATGACTGAGATCTATGCGATCCGTATGGAAGATCCGGAACACCGTAGTTTCGACGCCAAGGCCATCACCACTTTGGTACGCTGTATAGATATGATCGCTGGGAAGGTTTGCTTGCGCATTCAACATGACATTGGTACGCCTGTCGATGCGGTGTAA
- a CDS encoding helix-turn-helix domain-containing protein, whose product MDCPENFAAALQLLRTRRESSQQDLAEAVDPSYISRLEAGARSVTLDVSQELAKALGVDPLTLLTLAYAAERGQTPQQVLDHLAKDLESTGLLCSEIPALPSKKPHPNVAASLELREQIKELVDQGYSKAEVARKLGISRQTVSNRLKKS is encoded by the coding sequence GTGGACTGTCCGGAAAACTTTGCCGCAGCCTTGCAATTGCTTCGTACCCGCCGCGAGTCATCGCAGCAGGATTTGGCAGAGGCCGTCGACCCTAGCTACATCAGTCGTCTCGAAGCGGGTGCTCGATCTGTGACGCTAGACGTTAGCCAAGAGCTGGCGAAAGCACTGGGAGTGGATCCTTTGACCTTGCTGACGCTCGCTTACGCTGCAGAGCGCGGACAGACGCCACAACAGGTTTTGGATCACCTTGCAAAAGACCTTGAGTCCACCGGCTTGCTCTGCAGCGAGATACCGGCTCTGCCGTCGAAGAAGCCACACCCAAATGTCGCGGCATCCCTTGAGTTGAGAGAGCAAATCAAAGAGCTCGTCGATCAAGGCTATAGTAAGGCGGAGGTTGCGAGAAAGTTGGGGATTTCTCGGCAAACCGTCAGTAATCGTCTGAAGAAATCGTGA
- a CDS encoding LysR substrate-binding domain-containing protein, whose amino-acid sequence MAIGEPRNLNDLFYFAKVVEAGGFAAAGRLLGIPKSRLSRRIAELEERLNARLLQRTTRKLQLTALGERYLRHCQAMLLEAEQADEVVASATSEPRGPLRVSSPVGLANQFLNPLVRDFLTRYPQVQLDLLLVNRRVDLINEGIDVALRVREAEDEEPNLVTKRLREARTEVVASPDFLAAHPVCHPKELMALPFLGALDSDRLARMRLFNQAGERYEIAMPARLGVEDFIMRKEAALGGLGFTVLPLMHCESELANGELVRMLPDWHCAPAWLQAVYPHRRGVLPAVRAWLDHLAHAFDRCGDRPL is encoded by the coding sequence GTGGCTATTGGTGAACCCCGAAATTTGAATGACCTCTTCTATTTCGCGAAGGTCGTGGAGGCTGGTGGTTTCGCTGCGGCAGGCCGCCTGCTTGGCATCCCAAAGTCAAGGTTATCCCGCCGTATCGCGGAATTGGAGGAGCGGCTCAACGCTCGCCTCCTTCAACGCACAACACGCAAGTTGCAGCTCACTGCTTTAGGTGAACGGTACCTGCGCCACTGCCAGGCAATGCTCTTGGAAGCTGAGCAAGCCGATGAAGTGGTTGCCAGCGCAACCAGTGAGCCACGGGGCCCACTACGGGTGAGTAGCCCGGTCGGCTTGGCGAATCAATTCTTAAATCCACTGGTTCGTGATTTCCTCACCCGGTACCCACAAGTCCAGCTCGATCTGCTATTGGTCAATCGCCGAGTCGACTTGATCAATGAAGGTATCGATGTCGCGCTGCGCGTTCGCGAAGCCGAAGATGAAGAGCCAAATCTCGTCACCAAGCGCTTGCGTGAGGCTCGTACGGAGGTTGTGGCTTCTCCAGATTTCCTTGCCGCCCACCCTGTTTGTCACCCCAAAGAACTCATGGCTCTGCCCTTCCTGGGGGCTTTAGACTCTGACCGGCTGGCCAGAATGCGCTTGTTCAACCAGGCCGGCGAGCGGTACGAGATCGCTATGCCTGCCCGTTTGGGTGTCGAAGACTTCATCATGCGTAAGGAAGCGGCGCTGGGTGGTCTGGGCTTCACGGTTTTGCCGTTAATGCACTGTGAGAGCGAACTGGCCAACGGAGAGCTTGTTCGCATGCTTCCTGATTGGCATTGCGCCCCTGCGTGGCTCCAGGCGGTCTACCCGCACAGGCGTGGAGTGTTGCCGGCTGTCAGGGCTTGGTTGGATCACCTGGCACATGCGTTCGATCGCTGTGGTGACCGGCCTTTGTAA